A DNA window from Theobroma cacao cultivar B97-61/B2 chromosome 5, Criollo_cocoa_genome_V2, whole genome shotgun sequence contains the following coding sequences:
- the LOC108661956 gene encoding uncharacterized protein LOC108661956 gives MAPFEALYGRRCRSPIRWLKVGERKLLGPELVQDATKKIRMIRQRMLSAQSRQKSYTVNKLRNLEFQVGDHAFLKVSLTKGVMRFGNKGKLSPRYIGPFETLERVGVVAYRLALLLDLLNIHTMFHVSMLRKYNSDPSHVIRYETIQLKYDLTYEEKTVAILDRQVKKLCSKDVASVKVLWRNDTSEEVTWEAEEEMRTKYPHLFNM, from the coding sequence atggcaccatttgaagcattatatGGACGGAGGTGTAGGTCACCTATTAGATGGCTAaaggtgggagaaaggaaactcttgGGGCCTGAGTTGGTGCAGGACGCCACCAAGAAAATACGCATGATTCGTCAAAGGATGTTGTCAGCACAAAGTAGGCAAAAGTCATATACTGTTAACAAATTGAGGAACTTAGAGTTTCAAGTGGGGGATCATGCATTTTTAAAGGTCTCACTAACAaaaggggtaatgaggtttggcaatAAGGGAAAATTGAGCCCTCGGTATATAGGACCCTTCGAGACTTTAGAAAGGGTTGGAGTAGTGGCATATCGCTTGGCATTACTGCTAGACCTTTTGAATATTCACACCATGTTTCATGTGTCAATGCTTAGGAAGTATAACTCGGATCCATCTcatgtaatacggtatgaaACCATCCAGCTGAAATATGATTTGACCTATGAGGAGAAAACGGTAGCTATCCTTGATCGGCAAGTCAAAAAACTCTgttcaaaggatgtagcctcaGTTAAAGTGTTATGGCGAAACGACACCAGTGAAgaggtaacgtgggaagcTGAGGAGGAGATGCGAACAAAGTATCCACACCTCTTTAATATGTAG